The stretch of DNA ACAGAGAAGTCCTTCAAAGTTGGTCCCACTCTTTTGGTACTGATCACATGGCCTATGGGTTTCCAACCCCCTGCCTGAGCCTGCTCATATGTCCCTAGTGGCACAACAGGAGCTGACAGAGAGTGACCCCTGATTAACACTGGTAAAACAAGGACTTAACAACACACACATTTTCCCCTCACCTCACATTCTTGTTCTCTGGCTGAACAGGGTTCGCTGTCCCCTTCAGTATCGGTCTCAGAGTCCTCTCCCAAGCTAATCACACAAGCATATGGGTAAGGTTCCTGCTGGGGTTCCGAAACATACTCAACGTTTCCAATTTCCAAATTGCTTGAACAGCCTTCGGTACTCAGAGTACTTATAAAAGGGCAGTTGACAGAACTCAACGTTGTAAAAGTCCTCTGACCCGGCTCTGGGCTCTCACTAATCCTGATACCCAACCAGGGACACTCAGACCGTTTCTGCGAGTAGATCTGCTCTGAGCCATCTTTGGCCACAGCAGGGGATAACTGCATTTGGCAGGAGGAGTCCGTGCTGCAAATGTCACTCCAGAAGCCTTTGGCCAGGTGTTCCGCCACTTCCCGTTCCACACTACTCCGATCGCTAGAGGCGAGGCTACTGTCTTCCCTGGGGCCAGAGTCAGATTTCAAATGTAAATCCTGACTTTCACCAAATGTTTTCTCCTCTTTAACCTCTGTACCTGACAAAGGCTTTTCTGTTAACACTGCTGTGTTTTGCATTCCGGCAAAATTCAAGTCACCATATTGGTCGTATGTGTGtaaaagagacagagaatagaGTCCATGAGGGTCTGCAGAAGAATTGTGGGGGAAAGGAGTCACTTCCGACTTTTCTGATGGGCAATGAGAAGCAGGATCTTCCTTCTTGGTTTCTTCATGTTCTGTTGCTAATTTactttcttcacattttaaagtCACCTGCAGATCTGTGCAGTCCTGGGTTCTTCCCAGACACTCATTTTCAGGTGTCTCATTCGGCTGAACAGAAGAAGCCTGAACGTCCTTGACACTGGATTCCACAGTACGGACTCGGTCAGTGCCGAAAGCTTTTTGGAATTTTCTGTATTTGGGGCATAAAGATGGCAAAGCCAGAGCAGCATCTTTTTCTAAGCACATGGATTCACAGGTTTGACTGGCACTGTCTTGTAGAGGAGATGATACTTTTGCATTTGCTTGATACCTATGTAGTTTCCACTGAGAAGtctggacatttttattttccaaaaactcCTCCACTTCGTCAATTTCTAAATCCCTCTGGTCCAAAAGTGAAAATTTAAGGTCTGCTTTTTGACAGTGTGAtgggatgcatttttttcttaggcATTCTTGCTGGTCAGCAGTGGAgtccaaaaatttaaatttgagaaaCTGAAAGCAAGACTCCTCAATGTCACGTACACCTAAAAATTCCACACACTTGCACACTTCATCCACATTGTCcttatttaaaatcagtttggCAGTGTAGGCAAACTGAATCAAAGGTTCAAATCCTTTCACTGTCACCTgttaacatacaaaataaaaacaaatgcatcACTTGAAAGCAGTCTAGTAGATAAAGAAAAGTAGAAGGGGAATAGAGAGATGAATAACTTACTTGGATCATCATAAAACAGGTCTTttaatttgaaagtaaaaatattcTTCTAGAAAATATAAAGCTAATTAGGAGTCTGGAAAAGCATGCTTAACATACCCCATTCACTGGAACCATACCCTCCACTTTATGGAAGTGACACATGAATATAAAGACATGAATTACAGTTTTACTCATATGAGGTAAAGACAGTAAACACAGCCATTATATGTGTTGCTCCTTTCTAAAAACAAAGGCTAACCTACAGTTGGCCTTTATCATTTTCTTGGTATTGCCTTATTCACTGATCTCTGCCACAGAAGTGACAATCTGTTGATACCCCATACTGTAACGACAATTTTATGGAAGCACGGGTGACCAGAGTAAGCTAAACTGTATGTAGGCTTAGTATCCATCAGAGAGTTGTCCACACAGACCTGTCATAAACAAAAAAGTTCTATATACTTTCTCAAACTCCTCTTAACAGCTGCTATTTTGTGTCCCAATGTCACAAGGCTCAACATTCTTCTAGCTGCGTTCACTCACTAAGTAAAAGCAAGCTATTCTATTCGAGTAAGAGTGAGTGTAACCAGCACTTCGCAGACCTGTGAGAAGTCTCCGGGAGGCAGGACATAACAAGGACAGAAACATTTACATGCTTGAGCTCCACAACAGCCTGCCGTGAAAGACATGTGTAAAACCAAGCTCCACAATTATGACACAAAATCACCTTTGGTTTACCAATGCACAGAAACAATTTCAAGAAAGAAGAAGGGGGGCAGTAGAACACTTATGGAGTACCTACTTTCCATGAGGCCATGTCAAAAATGATTTCTAGAACCCTAAACCCACTCAGTGTCCCATTACAGGAAAAGGTCAAAGGGCGAGAATGTGAGACAGCGTGTCCATGACTCTAAGCATGATCTCTCCCAATGTCTACAATCCACTGGCTGTGCCCTGCTTTGGTCACTGTATCAGAAAATAACatagagccacctgggtggctcagtcagttaagcagccaactcttgattttggctcagctcatgattttaggattgtgagatcaatccctgcctcaggctccacactgcgcatggagcctgctttagattttctttctccctctcctttgctccACACTTACAcatatgttctctctcaaaaaaataaaataaaagaatataatagtAGGTAAAGTTATTCAACTGTTCAATATTGTTAACTAACATCCAAAATTAACAAttctaaatgtaaaaatgttgTAATTTCcatgaaaaaagttaaagaaatgagTTGCTGCAGAACCTGGGAACTGCTCCTCAGCCTCATGACAAGAAggactctgttttattttttaaatttaaaaaccataaagAGATTTAATTAGGTTCAGTTAAACTAAAATCAGGAAGCTTCCAGAACCAAGGACCTCTTTCCCACCTCTTCTGGTAGAGTAATGTTAAGCTCTGCATCGGCCTGTCCTACGATTCTCGAGTGGAGGTAACTGCTGCACGCCGCCAACACAGATCGGTGGGCACGGAACCGCTGGCCCTCCACAAGGACAGTGACATCACACAGCACGTCCTTCTTCCGCTGGTCATTGAGGCTGAGCAAGACATTGGTGCTGTGCACCGAAGATTCATAGGCAAAAACCGCGATCTCACTCAGAGACATTCTGCATAACAAATGGTGTCGGGAAGTTCAGTGAAAGCATGCTTCTCGTCGTCATCAAACCTGTAAAAACACATGCAAGATTTCACTTGAATAGTCTCgttagaagtatttttaaaaatgacagtgtcaaatataagtgaaattactcatcacaaaaacaaaaatgaaaacaaaatcctcTAGAGAACCTAGacatatttattactttatttcatttcaaatagGTTCTTCACCACCATTTTTAGTTAGTTTTTCTAATTTTAGGGAAAAGGATCTCAGGATGAGGGAGGGAAGAACTTTATGTTCTCTGAAAGTAAGTCATTTCACCCTGACAAAACACCTCCAATGAGCAAACAGACTCATTGGTCCAGGAAGTTTCTGGGTGGGATCCCAAACCTGTTGTTTTATGACATGAATGGGCGTGTGTGCCTAGTTCCCCAGAGGTCACCCTTGGGATGGGCCTGGCAGTAGAACAGGCGTATGGCATACCACCGTTCTCCCTTCTCCAACGTTTGACAGCTGGCAGGAGGCTTTGGTGCTTTATAACAAGAGACACACTCTACATAAGGTAAAGTTCCTCCAACATAAGGAAGAAATGACTTGAGAAAAAGACTCGAATCTGTCAAGCCAGATCTTAACGAGTCTTTTTATAGAACAAGTCATACTTTACACTACAAAATAGAGGAAATGAGTACAACTATTTCATCATGAAGAACATGATTTACCATACACAGAAACTCTTAGTTTTCTGAAAATGTTCAAAGATAAGTTAtcaaaaaatgtgtatgtattttaaaatacaccacattttaaatattatgacATATCATAACCACCATTTTTATCATATACAAACTACTAGCAAAAAAGATAGCcacaatatatgtatatctacACAGTTCAATCATGTACTATTCTTAGACATTATCTATTATATAACAGAGACTGAAagtaagaaattaaaagagaggTTCTAGTATCTTCCTCCAGAGCCCAACGGCCAGTGGCGAGCACGCCCAAGGAGTGTACGCATACCTCTCTGTGGCATGATCAGACTGAGAAACTCCTCACACGTATCACCTGtcattcacttttgtttttctgaactACTGCACTGCCTAAAACAAGAAGGTCCTCAAATGTTCCGTGACTGAATAAACGTTCTTGCTTCCAGATTCGTGACACGCCAAGCAAAAATGAGAGGAGACAAGAGGACTACTGGTGTCCAGGCACACCAGGCCCAGATCACGGGTGACTTCTGCCTCACGGACAGGCTGTTTTAGTCACAAACACGTGAAATGCATCTATAAATCCTACCTTACTTACGTGTTTATCTTTGAAGTACTCAATACAGCTAAAACGTTGAGTTCTTCAGAAGTagtcaatgaaaacaaaatgtctcGTTATGTGGCTGAGCTCGGCCCTAGGTTAAGGCTTACAACCGATCACTCACTGGTTCAGCACACCACATAAAATCACGGCGACTGCAAAACAGGCACTAGGACTAACTTAACTTCTGGACTGTGCCCATTCAAAAGAGTAGTGAATTCCCTTTTGCAACTGGTCTTAGTATTTCACTTACCAACACAAGGAATTAGAGTTAGGAATCGTAAGGAAGAACTATCAAAGAGATCACGTGCCCCATGAGTGTGGAGCCACACAGACCACTGCCCTCCACTTTCTCTAAGACTGTGTGCACCTCCCCCCGCCGAGCCAGACTCAACAGcttgcctttctctgtccctgCACCCAAGTCCCCAGCCTCTTTATTCGTTTCAGGCATCTGCCTTGCAAACCCTTGTAACTAGACTCATCTTACTTTTACATCTTGTCATTCTGCCGACCTCTGCACAGCCAGGCAAAATCATAAAAACACACAGGCTGGGGTCACTATAAATTCATGGTCTCAGCACTGTTCATCAATTCTTTCGTGTGCCCTGATATCCCGTTCTCCACAAGAGCCTTCCTTCCAAGTGGACACTTTTGTCTTCATTAAGTGTCCTTCCCAGTAGACAACCACAACGAGGatctcccaccaccacctccacagGCCCCCTCTCCTACTGAAAACAGTCCCCAGTGTCTGCTCTCGACCTCAAAGCACCCTTGCAGAATCTTCAATCCAGGACCTTCCCCTAACACTCTCTTCTCACGTATGTCCAAACTCTCTCTCTatgccagctttttcccattaGACGTCGCTCATAAGTATGCTTAAGTCTCTCAAGAAACTATCCTAAAACACTAACAGCAAATATTCATCGAGCTATCATTCTGTACCAGGCACAGGCCTGCGGTGCTGACACAGCTTACCTTACCTACTCTTCAACATAGCCCTATGACACTGATGCTCTTACATCATCCCAgccttacagataaggaaactgaggctcagtaaGAAGTATCTTGGCTGTGGTCAAAAAACCAGTAAGGCGAAGAATGAGGAGTCATACCAAGTACCCGACTACTCCATTTTGTCTCCCGTTAGTAGCTGCTGAACACACAGTAGAGAAAGTCACTGCAGTACTGCCTCCCCACAGTATTACTAAAAGGTTGTGCATGAAAACAGGGAAATGAGCCTCCCAGAGCGCCAGGAGCAAATGAACTGGACCTGAACTTCAACAAAGAGGACTCTGGACTCTTCAACACTGTAACCTAAAGGTACGCTGGTTCTCAAGGAAACCACAGCAAACGCAGTTCCCACACCTTCACTTTGAAGCTGCTGTCAGCACACATATGAGCCCTCACTACTCACCTCAAATCCCAAAAAGAATTTATTCTTGGCTCAGCCCTCCTGTTTAGGCAGTTTGGGGTAACAGATCACTTCAGAAGTTCTCAGCCAACTTAGATTTGCTGTGAGATAGAGATTTGGGagataagccaaggagagaggagcCAGGGACCCCGGAAGGACAACAAACAGCCTCTCAAAAGAACCAAAAGTGTCTCACTTAAGCGGACTAAGCATATGCATGTCATGACTGATCCTGCTCCTCGCAGAACCTGGGACTCATCCAACACCTCCCTCGGCCCTTGTAGGCAATCTCTCATTGAGACCTGCCACCTCTGCTTCTCAACACAGAaacccacttctctccatctgcATTGCCAC from Neovison vison isolate M4711 chromosome 6, ASM_NN_V1, whole genome shotgun sequence encodes:
- the BACH1 gene encoding transcription regulator protein BACH1 codes for the protein MSLSEIAVFAYESSVHSTNVLLSLNDQRKKDVLCDVTVLVEGQRFRAHRSVLAACSSYLHSRIVGQADAELNITLPEEVTVKGFEPLIQFAYTAKLILNKDNVDEVCKCVEFLGVRDIEESCFQFLKFKFLDSTADQQECLRKKCIPSHCQKADLKFSLLDQRDLEIDEVEEFLENKNVQTSQWKLHRYQANAKVSSPLQDSASQTCESMCLEKDAALALPSLCPKYRKFQKAFGTDRVRTVESSVKDVQASSVQPNETPENECLGRTQDCTDLQVTLKCEESKLATEHEETKKEDPASHCPSEKSEVTPFPHNSSADPHGLYSLSLLHTYDQYGDLNFAGMQNTAVLTEKPLSGTEVKEEKTFGESQDLHLKSDSGPREDSSLASSDRSSVEREVAEHLAKGFWSDICSTDSSCQMQLSPAVAKDGSEQIYSQKRSECPWLGIRISESPEPGQRTFTTLSSVNCPFISTLSTEGCSSNLEIGNVEYVSEPQQEPYPYACVISLGEDSETDTEGDSEPCSAREQECEVKLPFNAQRIISLSRNDFQSLLKMHKLTPEQLECIHDIRRRSKNRIAAQRCRKRKLDCIQNLESEIEKLQNEKESLLKERDHILSTLGETKQNLTGLCQQVCKEAALSQEQIQILAKYSASDCPLSLLISEKGKSTPDGERVLPSLLSLPEGPPARPPTCEPGACHPGAQSGGAAGSAPGQEPRAAASTAPEQAGLGEPCQPGGGISDFCQQMTDKCTTDE